The window TGGCAGGGCTGAAGAAGTGCATGCCGACGACGTCCTGGGGCCGCTTCGTGAAGGCGGCGATCTTGTCGACATCCAGCGTGGACGTGTTGGAGGCCAGGATGGCGCCGGGCTTGGCGACGCGGTCGAGTTCCTTGAAGACCTTCTCCTTGACACCGAGCTCCTCGAAGACGGCCTCGATGATGAGGTCGGCGTCCTTGAGATCGCCGTAGTCCAGGGTGGTCGACAGCAGCGCCATGCGCTGCTCGTACTTGTCGGCCTTGAGCTTGCCCTTCTTGACCTGGGCCTCGTAGTTCTTGCGGATGGTGGCGATGCCGCGGTCCAGCGCCTCCTGCTTCATCTCGAGGATCTTGACGGGGATCCCGGCGTTCAGGAAGTTCATGGTGATGCCGCCGCCCATGGTGCCGGCGCCGATCACGCCGACCGACTGGACGGAACGCTGGGGCGTGTCTTCGGCAACATCGGGGATGCGCGAGGCGGCGCGCTCGGCCATGAACACGTGGCGCAGCGCAGCGGACTCGGGCGTGAACATGAGCGCGATGAAAGAGCGGCGCTCCTGCGCCATGCCCTCGTCGAACTTCAGCTTGGTAGCGGCCTCGACCGCGTCCACGCACTTGAGCGGCGCCGGATAGTTCTTCGACATCGCCCCGACGGTGTTGCGCGCGAACTGGAAGTAGGCGTCGCCCTGCGGATGCTTGCACGGCAGGTTGCGCACCAGCGGTAGATCGCCGCCCTTGGCGGCCGCCGACCTGGCGAGCTCGACCGCCTCGTCGAACAGCGACTCGGGCGAGGCGGCCAGCTTGTCGAACAGCTTCTGCCCCGGCATCGAAGCGAGCATCTCGCTCTTGACGGCCTCGCCGCTCACGATCATGTTGAGCGCGGTCTCCACGCCCAGCACGCGCGGCAGGCGCTGCGTGCCGCCGGCGCCCGGCAGGAGGCCCAGCTTGACCTCGGGCAGCGCGACGCTGGTGCCTGGCGCGGCAACGCGGAAGTGGCAGCCCAGGGCCAGTTCCAGGCCGCCGCCCATGCACACCGAATGAATGGCCGCGACGACGGGCTTGGTCGATGCCTCGAGCGCGAGGATCACGCTCAGCAGGTTGGGCTCCTGCAGCGCCTTGGGCGTGCCGAATTCCTTGATGTCGGCGCCGCCCGAGAAGGCCTTCCCGGCGCCGGTGATCACGATGGCCTTGACGGCCGCATCGTCCAGGGCTTTCGAGAGGCCCTCGGTGATGCCGATGCGTGTCGAGAAGCCGAGCCCGTTGACCGGGGGGTTGGACAGGGTGATCACGGCGACATCGCCGAGCACTTTGTATTCAGCCGTCATGCTGCGTTCCTTAGGGGATGGAGAGGATCGGAAAAAACGGGGTCGGGATGCAGCATGCACCTTGCTTCGCTGCACCGCATCTAAAAAGCACGGACGTTCTTTTTTTCGGGAAATTCTAGGCGTTTCACGGGCGCCGGCAAACGGCCCCAGTCGCTGGCGAGACAAAGGCTTCAGCCCTCAGACCTCCAGCCACTCCTTGCGCGTCGATGCATCGGCTCGCAGGCTGTCCGGGGTACCGTCGAACACGATGCTGCCATGGCCCATGACGAGCGCGCGATCGGAGATCGCCATGGCGATGGTCAGCTTCTGCTCGATCAGCAGCACCGAGATGCCCTTGTCCTTGAGTGTGCGCAGGTACTGCCCCACCAGCTCCACGATCTTGGGGGCGAGGCCCTCGGTGGGTTCGTCGATGATGATCAGGTCCGGGTCGCCCATCAGGGTGCGGCACAGCGTCAGCATCTGCTGCTCGCCCCCCGAGAGGACGCCGGCTTCGGTGTGCTGGCGTTCCTTGAGGCGCGGGAACATGCCGTACATGTCGTCGAAGGACCAGCGGCTGCCTTTGCCGCTGCCCTTCTGCCCGAGCAGCAGGTTCTGGTGCACCGTGAGCTTGGGGAAGATGTCGCGGTTCTCGGGGACGTAGCCGATGCCCATGTGCGCGATCTCGTAGGCCTTGCGGCGCAGGATGTCCTGGCCCTTCCAGTGCAGGCCGCCCTCGGCGTGCACCAGGCCCATGATGGCCTTGGCGGTGGTCGAGCGGCCCGAGCCGTTGCGCCCCAGGAGCGCCACGATCTCGCCCGGGTTCACGCCGAACGAAACGCCATGCAGCACATGGCTCTTGCCGTAGTAGGCGTGGATGTCTTCGAGTTTCAGCATGTCAGTGCCCCCCGCCCTGCGCATCGGCCACGGCGGACCCGAGGTAGGCCTCCTGCACACGCGCGTTGGCACGCACGGCAGCGGGGGTGTCGAAGGCGATCACCTCCCCGTAGACGACCACTGCAATCTTGTCGGCCAGGCCGAAGACCACGCCCATGTCGTGCTCCACGGTCAGCAGGGTCTTGCCAACCGTGACCTGCTTGATCAAGGCGATGAAATGCGCGGTCTCGGTCTTGCTCATGCCGGCGGTGGGCTCGTCCAGCAGGATCACGCCGGCGCCGCCGGCGATGGTGACGCCGATTTCCAGCGCGCGCTGCTCGGCGTAGGTGAGGTTGACCGCGAGCACGTCGCGCTTCTTCTCGAGGTGGACCTGGTGCAGCAGCTCTTCGGCGCGTTCGTTGGCGTCGTCCAGGTTCGAGAGGAAGCGCAGGAAGGTGTAGCGGTAGCCGAGGCTCCACAACACGCCGCAGCGCAGGTTCTCGAACACGCTGAGCTTCGGGAAGATGTTGGTGATCTGGAAGCTGCGCGAGAGGCCGAGGCGGTTGATCTCGAAGGGCTTCTTGCCGTCGATGCGCTCGCCGTTGAGCAGCACCTCGCCGCTGGTGGGTGCCAGCCGGCCGCTGATCAGGTTGAACAGCGTGGACTTGCCGGCGCCATTGGGGCCGATGATGGCGATGCGGTCGCCAGCCTTCACCGAGAGATCGACGCCGCGGATGATCTCCGTCTTGCCGAAATTCTTGCGCAGGGCCTTGAGTTCGAGTGCAGCTGTCATGGCATCCCCGCGCTCCGCGCTGCCGCGAGGCGGTTGTGCACTGCGTTCATGCTGTTTCTCCCCGCTTGATCTCTGCCTCGATTTCTTCCTGGGCCTTGCCCCAGACCCGCACGAAGCGGCGCCGCACCGCCTCGATCAGCGCAACGCCTATCACCAGCAGCGCCACCGAAACGGCCCAGCTCGCGAAGCCGGAGGTGTCGAGCGTCACACCGAAGAAGTTGAGCGTCGGCCCAAGGGCCGAGTTGAGCTGGATGTGATAGATCATCTCGATCACCGCGGCGGCGCCCGCCACCAGCGGAATGGCCGCGAGCAGGAACGCGCCGTACAGGCCCCAGAGACGGTTGAACTTGCCGAACTTCGCCACCCGCAGGTTCATCATGATGAGGCTCGCGATGCCGCCCGGCGCGAACATCACCATGAAGACGAACACCAGGCCGAAGTAGAGCTGCCAGGCCTTGGAAAGCTCCGACAGCAGCACCGACGCGAACACCAGCAGCACTGCGCCGATGATCGGCCCGAAGAAGAAGGTCGCGCCGCCGAGGAAGGTGAACAGCAGGTAGCCGCCCGAGCGGATCGCGTTCAGGCTGTCGGCCGCGTTGACGATCTCGAAGTTGATCGCCGCCAGCCCGCCGCCGACGCCCGCGAAGAAGCCGGCGATGATGAAGGCGAAGTAGCGCACCCGCTGCGTGTTGTAGCCGATGAACTCGACCCGCTCCGGGTTGTCGCGCACCGCATTCAGGATGCGGCCCAGCGGCGTGCCGGTGAAGGCGTACATCAGCGCCGTGCAGACGAAGCAATACACCGCGATCAGGTAGTAGACCTGGATCTGCGGGCCGAAGTTGATGCCCAGGAAGGGCGTGCCGTAGACCCGGTCGGTGGTGACGCCGCCCTCCCCGCCGAAGAAGCTCGGGAACATCAGCGACATGGCGGCCACCAGCTCGCCGATGCCCAGGGTGATCATGGCAAAGGTGGTGCCCGACTTCTTGGTCGTGACGAATCCGAAAAGGATCGCGAAGAACATGCCTGCCAGCCCGCCGACCAGCGGGATCAGCATCAACGGAATGGGCCAGCCGCCTTTGCTTGCGAGGTTCATCGCGTGAATGGCGATGAAGGAGCCGAGCCCGGTGTACACCGCGTGGCCGAAGCTCAGCATGCCCCCTTGGCCGAGCAAGATGTTGTAGCTCAGGCAGATGATGATGAGATAGCCCATCTGCGAGAGCATGGTGAGCGCCAGGCTGCTGCGGAACACGTGCGGCGCGGCGATGAGGGCCAGCGCGAACAGAGTCCAGATCAGGTAGCGGCCAATGTTCCAGGGCTTGAAACGATAGTACGGCCTGGTCTTTGTCGAAGCGCCGGATACGAGGACCGGGCCGATTGGCGCGACCGGAGCCGGCTGCGGCTGGTCGAGGCTGTCGTGTGTTGTGCTCATCGTCAATCTTCCCGCGTTCCGAGCAGGCCCTTGGGCCTGAAGATCAGGATCAGGACCAGGAACAGATAGGGCAGGATCGGCGCCACCTGCGAAATCGTGAGCCTGAGCAGTTCGTAGCCGAAGGTCTGCTCGCTGACTGCCACGCCGATCGCCTTCAGGCCGGTGGCCAGCGACTGGTCCATGGCCACCGCGAAGGTCTGGATGATCCCGATCAGAAGCGAGGCCAGGAACGCGCCTGCCAACGAGCCCATGCCGCCGACCACCACCACCACGAAGATGATCGAGCCGACCGAGGCTGCCATTGCCGGCTCGGTGACGTAGGTGTTGCCGCCCACCACCCCGGCCAGGCCCGCCAGCGCCGCGCCGCCGCCGAACACCAGCATGAACACGCGCGGCACGTTGTGGCCCAGGGCCTCGACCATTTCAGGGTGCTTGAGCGCGGCCTGGATGACGAGACCGATGCGGGTGCGCGTGAGCAGCAGCCACACGGACAGCAGCATCAGGAGCGCCACCAGCATGATGAAGGAGCGCGACTTGGGAAACTGGGTGCCGTACAGCGTGAAGAGCGGTCCCTGCAGTTGCGCAGGCAGGCCGTAGGGCACGGTCGAGCGGCCCCAGACCAGTTGCACCAGTTCGAGGATCAGGTAGGACAGGCCGAAGGTCACGAGCAGCTCGGGCACATGGCCGTACTTGTGCACGCGCCGCAGGCTGTAGCGCTCGAAGCCGGCGCCGAGCGCGCCGATCAGCAGCGGCGCGATGAACAGGGCCGGCCAGAAGCCGATGATCCCGGACAGCGTGTAGGCCACGTAGGCCCCGAGCATGTAGAAGCTGGTGTGCGCAAAGTTGAGCACGCCCATCATGCTGAAGATCAGCGTCAGGCCGGAGCTCAGCATGAACAGCAGCAGCCCATAGCTCACGCCGTTGAGCAGCGAGATGACGAAGAATTCG is drawn from Variovorax sp. PBS-H4 and contains these coding sequences:
- a CDS encoding 3-hydroxyacyl-CoA dehydrogenase NAD-binding domain-containing protein produces the protein MTAEYKVLGDVAVITLSNPPVNGLGFSTRIGITEGLSKALDDAAVKAIVITGAGKAFSGGADIKEFGTPKALQEPNLLSVILALEASTKPVVAAIHSVCMGGGLELALGCHFRVAAPGTSVALPEVKLGLLPGAGGTQRLPRVLGVETALNMIVSGEAVKSEMLASMPGQKLFDKLAASPESLFDEAVELARSAAAKGGDLPLVRNLPCKHPQGDAYFQFARNTVGAMSKNYPAPLKCVDAVEAATKLKFDEGMAQERRSFIALMFTPESAALRHVFMAERAASRIPDVAEDTPQRSVQSVGVIGAGTMGGGITMNFLNAGIPVKILEMKQEALDRGIATIRKNYEAQVKKGKLKADKYEQRMALLSTTLDYGDLKDADLIIEAVFEELGVKEKVFKELDRVAKPGAILASNTSTLDVDKIAAFTKRPQDVVGMHFFSPANVMKLLEVVRGRETGKDVLATVMAIAKKIKKTAVVSGVCDGFIGNRMIEQYSRQAGFLLDEGATPQQVDRAIEKFGFAMGPFRMGDLAGNDIGWAIRKRRAVEHPDMKYSRTADKLCELGRFGQKTGAGWYDYQAGKRDAIPSQLVNKMIEDHRKELGITPRKISDDEIVQRLVYALVNEGAHILEDGIASKSGDIDMVYLTGYGFPVWRGGPMHYANQVGLFNVAEAMKRFAKNPRDDAAFWQPAPLIQKLVAEGKQFG
- a CDS encoding ABC transporter ATP-binding protein produces the protein MLKLEDIHAYYGKSHVLHGVSFGVNPGEIVALLGRNGSGRSTTAKAIMGLVHAEGGLHWKGQDILRRKAYEIAHMGIGYVPENRDIFPKLTVHQNLLLGQKGSGKGSRWSFDDMYGMFPRLKERQHTEAGVLSGGEQQMLTLCRTLMGDPDLIIIDEPTEGLAPKIVELVGQYLRTLKDKGISVLLIEQKLTIAMAISDRALVMGHGSIVFDGTPDSLRADASTRKEWLEV
- a CDS encoding ABC transporter ATP-binding protein, whose product is MTAALELKALRKNFGKTEIIRGVDLSVKAGDRIAIIGPNGAGKSTLFNLISGRLAPTSGEVLLNGERIDGKKPFEINRLGLSRSFQITNIFPKLSVFENLRCGVLWSLGYRYTFLRFLSNLDDANERAEELLHQVHLEKKRDVLAVNLTYAEQRALEIGVTIAGGAGVILLDEPTAGMSKTETAHFIALIKQVTVGKTLLTVEHDMGVVFGLADKIAVVVYGEVIAFDTPAAVRANARVQEAYLGSAVADAQGGGH
- a CDS encoding branched-chain amino acid ABC transporter permease, translated to MTMSTTHDSLDQPQPAPVAPIGPVLVSGASTKTRPYYRFKPWNIGRYLIWTLFALALIAAPHVFRSSLALTMLSQMGYLIIICLSYNILLGQGGMLSFGHAVYTGLGSFIAIHAMNLASKGGWPIPLMLIPLVGGLAGMFFAILFGFVTTKKSGTTFAMITLGIGELVAAMSLMFPSFFGGEGGVTTDRVYGTPFLGINFGPQIQVYYLIAVYCFVCTALMYAFTGTPLGRILNAVRDNPERVEFIGYNTQRVRYFAFIIAGFFAGVGGGLAAINFEIVNAADSLNAIRSGGYLLFTFLGGATFFFGPIIGAVLLVFASVLLSELSKAWQLYFGLVFVFMVMFAPGGIASLIMMNLRVAKFGKFNRLWGLYGAFLLAAIPLVAGAAAVIEMIYHIQLNSALGPTLNFFGVTLDTSGFASWAVSVALLVIGVALIEAVRRRFVRVWGKAQEEIEAEIKRGETA
- a CDS encoding branched-chain amino acid ABC transporter permease, yielding MNLEFFVISLLNGVSYGLLLFMLSSGLTLIFSMMGVLNFAHTSFYMLGAYVAYTLSGIIGFWPALFIAPLLIGALGAGFERYSLRRVHKYGHVPELLVTFGLSYLILELVQLVWGRSTVPYGLPAQLQGPLFTLYGTQFPKSRSFIMLVALLMLLSVWLLLTRTRIGLVIQAALKHPEMVEALGHNVPRVFMLVFGGGAALAGLAGVVGGNTYVTEPAMAASVGSIIFVVVVVGGMGSLAGAFLASLLIGIIQTFAVAMDQSLATGLKAIGVAVSEQTFGYELLRLTISQVAPILPYLFLVLILIFRPKGLLGTRED